The Bacteroidota bacterium DNA window ATAAATTAGTTGAATCTCCCTATGAAGGAATGGAGCATCAGAGCGCAATTGCCTATGGAAACGGCTACAAGAATAACAGTTTCTCAGGAAATTTTGATTACATCATTCTTCACGAGAGCGCGCACGAATGGTGGGGAAATGGAATAACCGCTGCCGATTTTGCCGATGTGTGGCTGCAGGAAGGTTTTGCAACTTATTCGGAAGCATTGTATGTTGAAAGCACGCAGGGGAAAAGCGCGTACTACCGTTATCTGCTCGTGTACCGCCTCTTCATTCAGAATAAATGGCCCGTTGTGGGCCCGGTTGGCTACCGGTATTTTTACTATAAGAATTCCGATTGTTATCAGAAAGGCGCGTGGGTGCTTAACTCACTGCGAACATTAATTAATGATGATAAAACATTTTTTGATATTCTGAAATCCTACTATGAAAAATACAAATACAAAACAGTTTCATCGCAGAATTTTATTGACCTGGTGAATGAAAAAACCGGCAATGACTACGGATGGTTCTTCAAGCAATATTTGTACAAACGGGAAACTCCTTTTCTTGAATACGACTGGGACGGAAAAGATTTTTATTACCGGTGGAAATATGCAAATGCCGATTTCAAAATGCCGGCTGAAATCCTGCTCGACAATCTTGTGCAGATAAAACTTTCTCCCTCAACCGAAATTCAAAAACTTCCCATTGCCGCGCAGACCTATAAAAATATTTCCTTCAACGATTACATGCTGCTCTTCGGAGTGGAAGAAAATAAAAAACTAAGAAAAGAATTTAAGAAATAATTTTCAGGCATATCCTTTTATTTTATAGATGAGCATTCCCATCCATTCGTGAATAAGCGAATCCCATTTCCAGAGCGTTTCTGCATCGGGAATTAAAAGATAATCCAGCGCATAACGCCTCACGGAACTCGCATCGCGGTCAACGCTATAGGGAAAAACATCAATACCAACTTTCCGGAAGCAAGCCATTGCCCTTCGCATGTGCCTGCCGGAAGTAATCAGCAAAAATTTTCCGCGCGAATATTCCTTCTCATCGAGAAGATTTTTTGTAAACACCGCATTCTCCCTCGTGTTGCGCGATTCATTCTCAATCCAAATATCTTTATCCGGAATTCCGAGCGTGAGCAAATACCTGCGCACAAACATTCCTTCTTTAATATTTGCAAACTCAATGCTGCCGCTTCCTCCGGTAAATAAAATTTTTTTTATTGCTCCGGTTTTATATAATTCAATCGCCTGAAATAACCGGTCAGCACCGCGGTAAAATTGTATTCTGTCCAGTTCAATATCGTAATCGAGCATTCCGCCCAGCACAATTCCTGCATCGTATGTTTTTAAATCTTTATAGGAAGTAGCAGGAATTTCCCAGCAGCGGTTAACTTCTTCGAGTAAAAAAGAATTGGAAAAAACATAGAATAAGGAAAGCGCCCAAATCAAACTTCTTCTCCTGATTTTATCTTTGCAAAGAAGCGCATACACCAGCAAAAGAAAAATCCATATTGCGGGAGTAATGAGAAAGGAAAATATTTTCGAAGTATAAAAAAACATAGTAAGAAACTTATTCTAAAATAAAATTCTTTTCGTCACAAAAGTAAATCTCAGGAAAAGAAAAATAGCTGCAACGGTTAAGCCAATCGTAAGTCCGTACCAGATTCCTTCCACTCCTAAATTAAATTTGAACGCAAGAAAATAACTGCAAGGCAAACCAATGAGCCAGTAAGCGAGAAAAGTTATCCAAGTGGGAATAGTTACGTCTTTTATTCCGCGCAGCACCCCCAGCCCGACAATTTGTACGCCATCTGAAATTTGAAACAGCGCGGCAATGAGAAGCAGCGATGAAACAATTTCTCTCACCTGAACTTCATCATTGAATAAAACCGGAATTGAAAACCGGAACAAAATAAAAATGATTGCCCAAAATGCCTGCGCGATGATTGCCATTGCAAACGCGCTGAATGCCGCTGCGCGCAGTTGAAAAATATTTTTTAAGCCGAGTTGGTTTCCCACGCGAACACTTGCTGCCGCGCTGATTCCGCTTGCCATCAGGTAAGTCATGGCGGCAATCTGCAAAGCAATCTGGTGCGCGGCTTGTTCACGTTTTCCAATCCATCCAATCATCACCAGTGCAAAAGCAAACGCGCTCACTTCAAAAACCCATTGCATTCCGGAAGTTGCTCCGATTCTGAAAATTTTTTTCAGACGTTCAAAAGAAATTTCTCTGAAGAGAAATGCTTCGCGGTAGTTTATAAAATTCCTGCTATAATAAATATAGAGGAACATGGCAACCGCCATTGCCACGCGCGAATAAAAAGTTGCCCAGCATGCGCCCATCATTCCCATTGCAGTGATTCCGAATTTTCCGTAGATAAGAACCCAGTTCAGGAAAACATTCAGGAGATTTGAACCGATGGTGATGAACATTGCCACGCGCGTGAACGAAAGCCCTTCGGCAAATTGTTTGAACGATGCAAAAATTGCCAGCGGAATCATTCCGAGCATCATTACATTTAAATAAGGAATGGCAAACTCAGCTACATCTTTCGGCTGGTTGATGTGCCGCATGACTGGTGAAAATGCAAGCAGCACTACGAACAAAAATAAATTTGTAACAAGATTCAGAATAATGGCGTGGCTCAGCAATTTTTTATTCTCTTCTATATTAAAGGAAGCATCTGCTTCTGCCGCAAGCGGAGTTACTCCGAAAGAAACACCCACGCCAAACACAAGAACGAGAAAATAAATTGCATTCGCGAGCGAAACTGCCGCTTGTGCGGTGGTGGCGCTGTAACCGAAAACATCTTCACGGATTCCGCCCACCATGGCTGTATCCACAATTCCCACCATTACATTGCCGAGATTACTCAAACAAACCGGCCAAGCAAGAAGAATTGTTTTGCGAAAATGTTCGCTGAAATTTTTGGTGAACATAAAAGTTGGCGAAGATACTTTATTACCAATCACAATAAATCCTATAAAGCATCGTTCGGTAAAATTATAAATGAGAAATATTTTCTTCCTTTTATTTTTCTTCAATGCGCCATTAGTTTATTGTGGCACACAAGATTCTTCTTCTTTAAGAAATTCTTTTGGATTTAATCTTGGTATAAATTTCCAAACATCAGAATGGGATGCAGGATTACGTTTTGTTCCGGCTTTTGTTTATAATTATAAAAAGCAATCTTTCTTGCTTACTCCTACAATATTTTTAGATAATCCCTACAATAGTCACTATTCTCATACTGCAAGAGGAGGAATTGAAGGTATGTACAAGATTTTTCCTAATGGAAATAATAAGATGTTTAATCTTTATTTTTTCTATCGAGCAGGATATTCTTATTACAGCGCAGATTCAGAAGAAAAATATTATGTGAATAATCAAATTTATTCTGGCAGGTCATGGGAAAAATATTCTGAATTAACTAATGAAGTGGGTTATGGATTTCAATTAAAGGCCAAGAGTGGAATTTATTTAAATCAATCTCTTGGTTTCGGTGTTGCGACACACCATATTAACAGCGGTATTGAAAATAAAACAGACCCAAATTTATCCAGGCAAGACATACCATCAGATTTTTTTGAATATGGCTATTTTTCTTTTTTCGCAAATATTGGCATTGGTTATAACTTTGAAAAAAGAAAGAAGGAATTATAATTGTATTAGAAGTCCGTATACTCCTGGAAAACAGTTTGCAGAAAACTTTTCCCTTCTTTTTCCAACTTTGATTTTTCTTCAAGAGAAATAGTTTTCTCGAATGGAAAATTATTGTCGGCATGCGAATAAACTAAATAATTATTCGGACGGACAAATCCAAAACCATCGTGCGTTTCGTAAAAAGCAAATTCATTCGCGTTCGGATTGAAAAGATTCTTGCTCCATGAGAATTTTTCAGAAGAAATATTGAACTGATTAAGCAATGTTGCAGCCAAATCAATCTGCGAACAGATTTTTTTATACTGTGTTCCTTTAAATTCATCCTTGATAACATTTCCATAAAACATCATTGCAATTTTTCTGTACTCGGGCTGCTGCTGAACCCAATGTTTCGGTGAGCGGTGACTGTGGTCTGAAACAAAAATGAAAAGCGTGTTGTCATACCATTTTTCTTTTTTCGCTTTCTGAATAAAATCATACAAGCAGGAATCAGCATAAGATATTCCATTCACATAATCATTTTCATCCGTGTCCCAGTAAAATTTCTTTTTCATAGGCATATCGAAAGGGGAATGGCTGCTGAGCGTGAACATTCCTGCAAAGAATGGTTGCTTTTCATTTCGCAATTCATTCAGTTGTCTTGTATATAAAAATTCATCATGCACTCCTAATTTTCCCCGCGGAGTATTCGAATCAAAATCTTTTCCTTCAAGAATCCTGTCGAAGTTATTGTAATACATATATGCTTTTATATTTCCGTAGCTAAGTTGTCCGCCAAATAAATAAGAAGTGGTATATCCGATTTTCTTAAACTCAGAATTCAGGCAAGGTAGATGTCCATACTTTCCCGGCTGACCTATAATAGAAGTTCCAGAAGGCAGAGCAGGAAACGCGCTGAAGATGGCGGTCATTCCCTGGTCAGATAAATCTCCGCTGGCATAAATGCTGTCGAATAAAATTCCCTGCGCGGCAAGTTTATCAAAGCCGGGCGTAACACTGTCGTATCCGCCCAGTGAATGAATCATATCTGCCGACCAACTTTCGAGAATAACAAGAACAATGTTTGGATTTTTTTCTTTTAGAAATTTTATTGTGGAATCTTTTTCTGTTTTATAAAGTTGCTGAACAGTTTGTTTTGCTTCTTCCATTGGGAAATAGATATACGGATTTCCTTTCATGTTCATTCTGTTTTCCCAAAAACTTTGCCCGAGATTCCATCCCGAATTCACAGAAGCAAGATTCAAAACATTATGTTTTGAAAAATATGCATCACTTTGCTGAATCGGAATTTCCTGAACACCTCCGCGAATTCCAAGAGCGATTAAAAACGGAATGGTGATAAGAAATATAGTTGCACCAATCCATCTTTTAGAAAAAGGAATTTCAGAACCTTCAACCTTGCAAATTTTTTTGTGAATAAAAAATCCAATGAAAGTCAAAATACCAATCGCAATAAATCCAAAAATCAAAAATCCGGTACTCGTTGAATTAATTACTTCAGAAGGATGTTCCCAAAAGCGAATAGCTTTAATATTCATCTTCGTTCCCCATTCATCATAAATTTTCAGTTCGGGAATTACAATAATTGAATAGAGAAAAAGAATTATGGCAACATAAATCCGGTTAATCAGAAGAAATATTTTTTTGCTAAAGAATCCGAACAGAATATAGCAGAGAAAAGTAAACGCAAGAAAATAGCAAGCCATTGAAGTGTCTAAATAAATTGCCTGAAAGAACGTTGACAAAATTTCCCCAAAAGAAATTCCTTTGAGTTCACCTATATTATATATAAGGAAGATAAAACGGCAGATTGCAAAAAAGGAAAGCCAGAAAAAATATTCTTTAAAGAAGAATATAAAAAGTTTTTTAAGCATTCGCAAATGTATTGAAAACCTCTGCTGAAAATTTATTCTAATTTTGCTTCGTGAAAATCTCCGCTTCTATATATTCAAGCAAAGTAAAATCGCTGAGCACATTAGTGAAAGAACTCGATGAATTTCATGTGGATTATTTTCACGTTGACTGCAACGATGAACTGAAAGTTTTTGATGACATAAAAGCAATCCGAAAAAAAAGCAAAACACAAATTGACCTTCACATCATCAGCGATAAGCCGGAAAAGTTTTTTCCAAAAGTTATAGAGAACAACGTTGACCTGGTAACTTTTCAATATGAAAACCTTAAAGGAAAAATCAAAATTCCAAAAGAAATAAAATCAAAACTCGGGCTTGCAATTATTTCGGAAACAGAAATTGACGTATTTGAAAAATATAAAGACAGATTTGATTTCATTTTATTCATGACTACCACGCCTGGAAAAAGCGGTGGCACGTTCAACAAAGAAAATTTCAAAAAGATCCGCGAGTTTCATCAGAAATATCCTGAGAAAAAAATTCACGTGGATGGCGGAGTGACTGCTGATGTTTCATTCGTGCTGCGCAACATGGGAGTTTACTCTGTTGTTTCCGGTTCGTATCTTGTGAATTCTTCTGTGATTGGAAGCGCCATGCACAATCTTCGCAGCCAGTATTACGTTCCATCAGGAATGCACGTGCGTGATGTGATGATGAGCAAAGAAGAAATTCCTATGATTGGAGAAGATTCTTCTTTCGCTCACATGCTGAATACAATTGACGAATACGCAGTAGGTTTCACAACTGTAGCGGATAACAAAGGAAAATTTGCGGGCATTATCAGCAACGCGGATGTTCGCAAAGGTCTCATTCGGAAAATAAATGATTTGAATTCTATTGAAGTAAAAGACATCGTCAACAAAAATCCGATTCGCGTGTATGATGATTTTTCGATTACTGAAATGATCGAGTTCATCAAGAACACAAAGCAGAACATTTTATATTTGCCTGTGGTTGACCGAAAAAATAATCTGACAGGCGCAATTACATTCAGCAATCTTATCAAAGGAGAATAAAAATGATCATCAAACTAAAAAATACTGTTGACGCAATAAAAGCAAACGAACTCGGAAAAGAATTAGACGCGTTTGTTGTAAAACAAAATGGATCTTTCGTTCTTGTCACACCAAATAAATTAAAAGAAGTTCCTGAGAAACATAAATCAATCACTGCAGAAAGTTTTGTTTTCAATGATGATATTCAACTCGCAAGTAAAAAATATATTAACGGAACAAGAGAAATAAAAATATCTGATGAAATTTCTATAGGAGGAAAAACAAATAATACGGTTGTCATCACAGGGCCATGTTCAGTGGAATCCGAAGAACAGATTGAGCAAGCGGCACAACTTTGCAAAAAACTCGGAGTAAAAATTCTTCGCGCGGGCGCGTTCAAGCCGAGAACTTCTCCCTACAGTTTTCAGGGAATCGGTTTGGATGGCTTGAAGTTGCTGGACAAAATGCGCAGCAAATACGGATTAAAAATAATTTCAGAAGTGCGCGACTCTACGCAAGTGCAGGATATCATTCAGTATTCTGATATTATTCAGATTGGCGCAAAGTCAATGTATGATCACGGAATTCTGAAGGCGTGTGCAAAAATTAAAAAACCTATTCTCCTTAAACGCGGATTCGGAACCACACTTCAGGAGTTCGTTCAGGCAGCCGAATTTATTTTGTCAGGTGGAAATGAAAATGTAATTCTTTGCGAGCGAGGAATTAGAACATTCGAAACTAAAACAAGATTCACTTTGGATTTATGCGGAGTGGCATGGCTGAAAGAACACACGAATCTTCCCATCATTCTTGATCCGAGTCATGCGATTGGATATGCATATGGAGTTGCGGATTTAACCCGCGCTTGCATCGCGATGGGTTGCGATGGCTTGCTTGTTGAAACGCATCCGAATCCCGCAGTGGCAAAATCAGATGCGTCACAACAATTAAATTTTGATGAGTTCACAAAATTATATGAATCACTCAAGCCGATTGCAAAAGCGATTGG harbors:
- a CDS encoding MATE family efflux transporter: MFTKNFSEHFRKTILLAWPVCLSNLGNVMVGIVDTAMVGGIREDVFGYSATTAQAAVSLANAIYFLVLVFGVGVSFGVTPLAAEADASFNIEENKKLLSHAIILNLVTNLFLFVVLLAFSPVMRHINQPKDVAEFAIPYLNVMMLGMIPLAIFASFKQFAEGLSFTRVAMFITIGSNLLNVFLNWVLIYGKFGITAMGMMGACWATFYSRVAMAVAMFLYIYYSRNFINYREAFLFREISFERLKKIFRIGATSGMQWVFEVSAFAFALVMIGWIGKREQAAHQIALQIAAMTYLMASGISAAASVRVGNQLGLKNIFQLRAAAFSAFAMAIIAQAFWAIIFILFRFSIPVLFNDEVQVREIVSSLLLIAALFQISDGVQIVGLGVLRGIKDVTIPTWITFLAYWLIGLPCSYFLAFKFNLGVEGIWYGLTIGLTVAAIFLFLRFTFVTKRILF
- a CDS encoding CBS domain-containing protein, whose product is MKISASIYSSKVKSLSTLVKELDEFHVDYFHVDCNDELKVFDDIKAIRKKSKTQIDLHIISDKPEKFFPKVIENNVDLVTFQYENLKGKIKIPKEIKSKLGLAIISETEIDVFEKYKDRFDFILFMTTTPGKSGGTFNKENFKKIREFHQKYPEKKIHVDGGVTADVSFVLRNMGVYSVVSGSYLVNSSVIGSAMHNLRSQYYVPSGMHVRDVMMSKEEIPMIGEDSSFAHMLNTIDEYAVGFTTVADNKGKFAGIISNADVRKGLIRKINDLNSIEVKDIVNKNPIRVYDDFSITEMIEFIKNTKQNILYLPVVDRKNNLTGAITFSNLIKGE
- a CDS encoding sulfatase-like hydrolase/transferase; this encodes MSTFFQAIYLDTSMACYFLAFTFLCYILFGFFSKKIFLLINRIYVAIILFLYSIIVIPELKIYDEWGTKMNIKAIRFWEHPSEVINSTSTGFLIFGFIAIGILTFIGFFIHKKICKVEGSEIPFSKRWIGATIFLITIPFLIALGIRGGVQEIPIQQSDAYFSKHNVLNLASVNSGWNLGQSFWENRMNMKGNPYIYFPMEEAKQTVQQLYKTEKDSTIKFLKEKNPNIVLVILESWSADMIHSLGGYDSVTPGFDKLAAQGILFDSIYASGDLSDQGMTAIFSAFPALPSGTSIIGQPGKYGHLPCLNSEFKKIGYTTSYLFGGQLSYGNIKAYMYYNNFDRILEGKDFDSNTPRGKLGVHDEFLYTRQLNELRNEKQPFFAGMFTLSSHSPFDMPMKKKFYWDTDENDYVNGISYADSCLYDFIQKAKKEKWYDNTLFIFVSDHSHRSPKHWVQQQPEYRKIAMMFYGNVIKDEFKGTQYKKICSQIDLAATLLNQFNISSEKFSWSKNLFNPNANEFAFYETHDGFGFVRPNNYLVYSHADNNFPFEKTISLEEKSKLEKEGKSFLQTVFQEYTDF
- a CDS encoding YdcF family protein — translated: MFFYTSKIFSFLITPAIWIFLLLVYALLCKDKIRRRSLIWALSLFYVFSNSFLLEEVNRCWEIPATSYKDLKTYDAGIVLGGMLDYDIELDRIQFYRGADRLFQAIELYKTGAIKKILFTGGSGSIEFANIKEGMFVRRYLLTLGIPDKDIWIENESRNTRENAVFTKNLLDEKEYSRGKFLLITSGRHMRRAMACFRKVGIDVFPYSVDRDASSVRRYALDYLLIPDAETLWKWDSLIHEWMGMLIYKIKGYA
- a CDS encoding bifunctional 3-deoxy-7-phosphoheptulonate synthase/chorismate mutase, which codes for MIIKLKNTVDAIKANELGKELDAFVVKQNGSFVLVTPNKLKEVPEKHKSITAESFVFNDDIQLASKKYINGTREIKISDEISIGGKTNNTVVITGPCSVESEEQIEQAAQLCKKLGVKILRAGAFKPRTSPYSFQGIGLDGLKLLDKMRSKYGLKIISEVRDSTQVQDIIQYSDIIQIGAKSMYDHGILKACAKIKKPILLKRGFGTTLQEFVQAAEFILSGGNENVILCERGIRTFETKTRFTLDLCGVAWLKEHTNLPIILDPSHAIGYAYGVADLTRACIAMGCDGLLVETHPNPAVAKSDASQQLNFDEFTKLYESLKPIAKAIGRNII